The Peribacillus simplex genome contains a region encoding:
- a CDS encoding CtsR family transcriptional regulator yields the protein MRNISDVIETYLKQVLEISQKDILEIKRSEIADKFQCVPSQINYVINTRFTIERGYVVESKRGGGGYIRIMKVESQDSVQLINQLLSLIGSRVTQSMAEGVISRLMNEDVINEREAKIMMSVIDRSVIYIDLPDRDELRARILTAMLTTLKYK from the coding sequence GTGAGAAACATATCTGATGTTATCGAAACTTATTTGAAGCAAGTACTTGAAATAAGTCAAAAAGATATCTTGGAGATTAAAAGAAGTGAAATAGCAGATAAATTTCAGTGTGTTCCTTCTCAAATCAATTACGTAATCAATACCAGGTTTACCATCGAGAGAGGTTATGTTGTAGAGAGTAAGCGTGGAGGCGGCGGTTATATACGCATCATGAAAGTCGAATCGCAGGATTCCGTGCAACTTATCAACCAATTATTATCGCTTATTGGTTCAAGGGTAACCCAATCGATGGCTGAAGGAGTAATTTCAAGGCTGATGAATGAAGACGTCATTAATGAAAGAGAAGCAAAGATTATGATGAGCGTCATAGATAGATCGGTGATTTATATCGACCTACCTGACCGCGATGAGCTTAGGGCAAGAATTTTAACTGCGATGCTTACGACTTTAAAATATAAATGA
- a CDS encoding UvrB/UvrC motif-containing protein — translation MICQECHQRPATLHFTKIINGKKTEVMICEKCAQEKGEMFMDAGGPGFSINNLLAGLLNMESNIQQTKANAFPKTEERRCPHCHRSYKEFVHIGKFGCADCYKTFNEQLNPILKRVHSGNTAHIGKIPKRIGGTIYLRKQILDLKEVLKAHIDQEEFEKAAEVRDKVRSLEKRYEAQEGGEEL, via the coding sequence TTGATTTGCCAAGAATGTCATCAAAGGCCTGCTACCCTGCACTTCACCAAAATCATCAATGGAAAAAAGACTGAAGTCATGATTTGTGAGAAATGTGCTCAGGAAAAAGGTGAAATGTTCATGGATGCAGGAGGACCTGGTTTTTCAATAAATAATTTATTAGCAGGATTGTTGAATATGGAGTCGAATATTCAACAGACAAAGGCAAATGCATTTCCCAAAACGGAAGAGAGGCGTTGCCCGCATTGTCATCGATCTTATAAAGAATTTGTCCATATTGGTAAGTTTGGCTGTGCCGATTGTTATAAAACGTTCAATGAACAGTTAAATCCCATTTTAAAGAGGGTTCATAGCGGCAATACAGCACATATAGGGAAAATTCCAAAAAGGATCGGTGGCACCATATATCTTCGAAAGCAAATTTTGGATTTAAAAGAAGTTTTAAAGGCCCACATTGATCAAGAGGAGTTTGAGAAAGCGGCAGAGGTAAGAGATAAGGTTCGTTCCCTTGAAAAAAGGTATGAAGCGCAAGAGGGAGGCGAGGAATTATGA
- a CDS encoding protein arginine kinase has translation MSLEKFVENALSSWMSAEGPEIDIVLSSRIRLARNFKDFTFPTSFSNEEAIEIIELVKKRIEEEVTPEIGKLELLEIDQLQPLEKRVLVEKHLISPHLVEDSAKSACLLSENEEISIMINEEDHLRIQCLMSGLQLKETLKIANVLDDWIEESIDYAYDEERGYLTSCPTNVGTGLRASVMMHLPGLVLTQQMNNIIPAINQLGLVVRGIYGEGSQALGNIFQISNQITLGKSERDIVEDLTSVVQQIIAQERSARDALARTSHIQLEDRIFRSYGILSNARIIETKEAATCISDVRLGIDLGYIKNISKSILNELMILTQPGFLQKYAGGPLRPHERDIRRAALIRERLNFTESSSS, from the coding sequence ATGAGCTTGGAAAAGTTTGTAGAAAACGCCTTGAGTTCCTGGATGAGTGCCGAAGGGCCGGAAATCGATATCGTATTGAGTTCGCGGATTCGGCTGGCCAGGAATTTTAAAGACTTTACCTTCCCAACCTCCTTTTCTAACGAAGAAGCTATAGAAATCATTGAATTGGTCAAAAAAAGAATCGAAGAAGAAGTAACCCCAGAGATTGGAAAGCTGGAACTTTTAGAGATTGACCAATTGCAGCCACTGGAAAAGCGCGTTCTCGTTGAAAAACATTTAATCAGTCCCCATTTAGTTGAAGATTCAGCGAAAAGCGCATGTCTCCTTTCGGAAAATGAAGAAATAAGCATCATGATAAACGAAGAGGATCATCTCCGTATTCAATGCTTAATGTCGGGGTTGCAGCTAAAGGAAACCTTAAAGATTGCAAATGTTCTTGACGATTGGATTGAAGAATCCATAGACTATGCATATGATGAGGAAAGAGGATACCTGACTAGTTGTCCGACTAATGTGGGAACAGGGTTGAGAGCTTCAGTCATGATGCATCTGCCGGGCCTTGTCCTTACACAGCAGATGAATAATATCATACCAGCTATCAACCAATTGGGGTTGGTGGTTCGCGGGATTTATGGAGAGGGCAGTCAAGCCTTGGGGAATATTTTTCAAATCTCCAATCAGATTACTCTTGGAAAGTCGGAAAGGGATATCGTTGAAGATCTAACAAGTGTAGTGCAACAAATCATAGCCCAGGAACGGTCAGCGAGGGATGCATTAGCGAGGACTTCACACATACAATTAGAAGATAGAATTTTCCGTTCATATGGGATTTTGTCCAATGCCCGCATCATCGAGACCAAGGAAGCAGCTACCTGTATCTCAGATGTTAGATTAGGGATAGATCTTGGGTATATAAAGAATATTTCTAAAAGCATTCTAAATGAGTTGATGATTTTGACGCAGCCGGGATTTTTACAAAAGTACGCAGGTGGTCCTTTAAGACCCCATGAAAGGGATATCCGTAGAGCAGCACTCATCCGGGAACGCTTGAATTTCACGGAATCTTCCTCCTCATAG
- the clpC gene encoding ATP-dependent protease ATP-binding subunit ClpC, whose translation MMFGRFTERAQKVLALAQEEAIRLGHNNIGTEHILLGLVREGDGIAAKALFALGLGPDKIQKEVENLIGRGQDTAQTIHYTPRAKKVIELSMDEARKLGHSYVGTEHVLLGLIREGEGVAARVLNNLGVSLNKARQQVLQLLGSNESGGHQGSAASNASTPTLDGLARDLTAIAREGSLDPVIGRSKEIQRVIEVLSRRTKNNPVLIGEPGVGKTAIAEGLAQQIINNEVPEILRDKRVMTLDMGTVVAGTKYRGEFEDRLKKVMDEIRQAGNIILFIDELHTLIGAGGAEGAIDASNILKPSLARGELQCIGATTLDEYRKYIEKDAALERRFQPIQVDEPTIEESIQILKGLRDRYEAHHRVSITDEAIDAAVKLSDRYISDRFLPDKAIDLIDEAGSKVRLRSYTTPPNLKELEVKLDDVRKEKDASVQSQEFEKAASLRDTEQRLREQLEETKKTWKEKQGQENSEVTVDDIAHVVSSWTGVPVTKLAQTESDKLLNMESILHDRVIGQEEAVIAVSKAVRRARAGLKDPKRPIGSFIFLGPTGVGKTELARALAESIFGDEDAMIRIDMSEYMEKHSTSRLVGSPPGYVGYEEGGQLTEKVRRKPYSVVLLDEIEKAHPDVFNILLQVLEDGRLTDSKGRTVDFRNTILIMTSNVGASALKTDKYVGFNIQDTGQDYKNMKGKVMEELKRAFRPEFLNRIDETIVFHSLEKDHLKQIVTLMSNQLTSRLKEQEIYLELTDAAREKIATEGFDPEYGARPIRRALQKHVEDYLSEELLKGNVKKGQTVVMDVVNNEFAIRQGEPVNVSE comes from the coding sequence ATGATGTTTGGTCGTTTTACTGAAAGAGCCCAGAAAGTATTAGCATTAGCCCAAGAAGAGGCAATCCGTTTAGGTCACAATAATATTGGAACGGAACATATTCTGCTGGGCCTTGTCCGAGAAGGTGATGGTATTGCAGCCAAAGCATTATTTGCTCTTGGATTGGGTCCGGATAAGATTCAGAAAGAAGTGGAAAATCTAATTGGCCGTGGACAGGATACGGCTCAAACGATACATTATACCCCAAGAGCCAAGAAAGTCATTGAGCTTTCCATGGATGAGGCAAGAAAATTAGGTCACTCATATGTTGGGACAGAGCATGTTCTTCTAGGTCTTATCCGAGAAGGTGAAGGTGTAGCTGCCCGCGTATTGAATAATTTGGGTGTAAGTTTAAATAAAGCTCGGCAACAAGTATTACAACTTCTGGGAAGCAATGAATCAGGTGGTCATCAAGGTTCAGCCGCTTCAAATGCAAGCACGCCTACACTGGATGGCCTTGCACGTGATTTAACGGCGATTGCCAGGGAAGGAAGTTTGGATCCCGTTATCGGAAGAAGTAAGGAAATACAGCGTGTCATCGAGGTATTAAGCCGTCGTACAAAAAATAACCCAGTATTGATCGGTGAACCTGGGGTTGGTAAAACAGCCATTGCTGAAGGGCTTGCCCAACAGATCATCAATAATGAGGTACCTGAAATTTTACGTGATAAACGCGTAATGACACTAGATATGGGTACTGTTGTGGCTGGCACTAAATACCGGGGTGAATTTGAGGACCGGTTGAAGAAAGTTATGGATGAAATACGTCAGGCGGGTAATATCATCCTATTCATCGATGAATTGCATACATTGATTGGTGCTGGTGGTGCAGAAGGTGCCATTGATGCCTCCAATATCCTTAAACCATCATTGGCGCGAGGTGAATTACAATGTATCGGTGCCACGACTTTGGATGAGTACCGGAAGTATATTGAAAAGGATGCTGCGCTTGAACGTCGTTTCCAGCCAATCCAAGTCGATGAGCCGACAATCGAGGAATCCATCCAAATTCTCAAGGGGCTGCGTGACCGTTATGAGGCACATCACCGCGTATCGATTACTGACGAAGCGATTGATGCCGCAGTCAAATTATCCGACCGTTATATTTCCGATCGCTTTTTACCGGATAAGGCGATTGACTTGATTGATGAAGCTGGTTCCAAGGTTAGGCTGCGTTCATACACAACGCCACCTAACTTAAAAGAACTTGAAGTGAAGCTGGATGATGTTCGTAAGGAAAAGGATGCTTCCGTTCAGAGTCAGGAATTTGAAAAAGCTGCTTCGCTTCGCGATACAGAACAACGCTTAAGAGAACAATTGGAAGAAACGAAAAAAACTTGGAAAGAAAAACAAGGGCAGGAGAACAGTGAAGTGACTGTGGATGACATTGCACACGTCGTATCCAGTTGGACGGGAGTTCCAGTCACTAAATTGGCGCAAACAGAGTCAGACAAACTGCTTAATATGGAGTCAATCCTCCATGATCGTGTAATTGGGCAGGAAGAGGCTGTCATTGCGGTTTCTAAAGCGGTAAGACGTGCAAGGGCAGGTTTGAAAGATCCTAAACGTCCAATTGGCTCATTCATTTTCTTGGGACCTACAGGGGTCGGTAAAACCGAGCTTGCCCGTGCTTTAGCTGAATCCATTTTTGGTGATGAAGATGCCATGATCCGCATCGATATGTCCGAATATATGGAGAAACATTCGACTTCACGTCTTGTTGGATCCCCTCCAGGATATGTTGGATACGAAGAAGGCGGTCAGTTAACGGAAAAAGTGCGGAGGAAACCATATTCCGTCGTTCTGCTTGATGAAATTGAAAAGGCGCATCCGGATGTCTTCAATATTCTTCTTCAAGTATTGGAAGACGGAAGACTGACAGATTCCAAGGGACGTACTGTCGATTTCAGGAATACCATCCTGATTATGACGTCGAATGTAGGGGCGTCGGCCTTGAAAACTGATAAGTATGTCGGCTTTAACATCCAAGATACTGGCCAGGACTATAAAAATATGAAAGGGAAAGTGATGGAAGAACTCAAACGTGCATTCCGTCCGGAATTCCTGAATCGTATTGATGAAACTATCGTGTTCCACTCTTTAGAGAAGGATCATTTGAAACAAATCGTTACATTAATGTCAAATCAGCTTACTTCCCGTTTGAAAGAACAGGAGATATACTTGGAGCTGACAGATGCGGCTAGAGAAAAAATTGCTACTGAAGGTTTTGATCCCGAATATGGGGCACGGCCAATCCGCAGGGCACTTCAGAAGCATGTAGAAGATTATCTATCCGAAGAGTTGCTTAAGGGCAACGTGAAAAAAGGGCAAACGGTCGTAATGGATGTCGTGAATAATGAGTTTGCAATCCGACAAGGCGAGCCTGTTAATGTAAGTGAATAA